One Methylosarcina fibrata AML-C10 DNA segment encodes these proteins:
- a CDS encoding DUF962 domain-containing protein gives MSKPQSYRTFNEFYPFYLGEHTHRVSRRLHFAGTSIALVLLVAAVAASIWWLAGLAFLQGYALAWCGHFFFEHNRPATFRYAWFSFLADWRMWWEILTGKIRL, from the coding sequence ATGAGCAAACCCCAAAGTTACCGCACCTTCAATGAGTTTTATCCGTTTTACCTTGGCGAGCACACCCACCGGGTTTCCCGCCGGCTGCATTTCGCCGGCACCTCGATAGCTCTGGTTCTGCTCGTTGCGGCCGTCGCCGCTTCGATTTGGTGGCTGGCGGGTCTGGCCTTCCTTCAGGGCTACGCCCTTGCCTGGTGCGGGCATTTCTTTTTCGAGCACAACCGGCCCGCCACCTTCAGATATGCCTGGTTCAGTTTTCTTGCCGACTGGCGGATGTGGTGGGAAATTCTAACCGGCAAGATTCGCTTGTAA
- a CDS encoding group II truncated hemoglobin — protein MTSLTPYRLLGGEPALRCLVDRFYFYMDILPEAQGIRTMHQADLASARDKLFKFLSGWLGGPNLFIEEFGHPMLRARHLPFAIGEAERDQWMLCMNKALAEMTMDSQLRTTIQNALQQLATHMINREPD, from the coding sequence ATGACCTCTCTGACGCCTTACCGCCTGCTCGGCGGCGAACCGGCCCTGCGCTGCCTGGTCGACCGCTTTTATTTTTATATGGATATTCTGCCCGAGGCTCAAGGCATCCGCACCATGCACCAAGCCGATCTGGCCTCCGCCAGGGACAAGCTGTTCAAGTTTTTATCCGGCTGGCTGGGCGGCCCCAATTTGTTTATCGAAGAATTCGGCCATCCCATGTTGCGGGCCCGCCATTTGCCGTTTGCCATCGGCGAGGCGGAGCGCGACCAGTGGATGCTGTGCATGAACAAAGCGCTGGCGGAAATGACCATGGATTCCCAGTTGAGAACCACCATTCAAAACGCCTTGCAGCAGTTGGCGACGCACATGATTAATCGGGAGCCGGATTAA
- a CDS encoding sensor histidine kinase produces the protein MPYRHNIRFRIFVTYPVLGLLLGLFMLVFLKISFQSLERRFLDSYLTEELDHFINLAEKDPDLTLTRSKNWVVFKGDDSNPYPELMFLSRYRDGIHDVVRNQHGYDVAIKTQNRMRYTLIYDDTDFEELEHSLILYLLTAVLIILCLAIWYGLWFSKKVIEPVTSLASRIKLLDPEKASGYLAEDYTDDEVGILALEFDAYSRRLQALIQREREFTGNASHELRTPLAVIMAASEGLLAKPDICADTARRVERIHRAAREMADRLDTLLTLARTPVSADEDSDKTDLADLVEQLVDDHSVLLAGEVKVIKEIQGHPAVLAPRPIVSMLMGNLIKNAFLYTREGSITIRLTEHEFAVEDTGQGIDEKDLGRIFDRGFRGSLSRGCGLGLAISKRICEHYRWRLTVDSVKQAGTLVRWRFG, from the coding sequence GAAAATTTCCTTTCAATCGCTGGAAAGACGGTTTCTCGACTCCTATCTGACCGAGGAACTGGATCACTTCATCAACCTAGCCGAAAAAGATCCCGATTTGACTCTCACGCGCTCGAAAAATTGGGTGGTGTTCAAAGGCGACGACAGCAATCCTTATCCCGAATTGATGTTCTTATCCCGTTACCGCGACGGGATCCATGACGTGGTGCGAAACCAGCACGGCTACGATGTCGCCATCAAGACGCAAAACCGGATGCGTTATACCCTGATTTACGACGACACCGACTTCGAAGAGCTCGAGCACAGCCTGATTCTGTATCTGCTGACCGCCGTGTTGATCATTCTTTGCCTGGCGATCTGGTACGGTCTTTGGTTTTCGAAAAAAGTGATCGAACCAGTGACCTCTCTGGCGTCCCGGATCAAGTTGCTGGATCCGGAAAAGGCCAGCGGCTATTTGGCCGAGGATTATACCGACGACGAAGTCGGCATTCTGGCGCTGGAATTCGACGCCTACAGCCGGCGCCTGCAGGCGCTGATTCAGCGGGAAAGAGAATTCACCGGCAACGCCAGCCATGAGTTAAGAACGCCGTTGGCCGTCATCATGGCGGCCAGCGAGGGATTGTTGGCGAAGCCGGACATCTGTGCCGATACCGCCCGGCGAGTCGAGCGCATCCACAGAGCGGCCAGGGAAATGGCCGATCGCCTGGATACGCTATTGACGCTGGCCAGAACCCCGGTTTCGGCCGATGAGGACTCCGATAAAACCGATCTGGCCGACCTGGTCGAGCAACTCGTCGACGACCATAGCGTTTTATTGGCCGGCGAGGTCAAGGTGATCAAGGAAATACAGGGTCATCCCGCCGTTCTGGCACCCAGACCGATCGTATCGATGTTGATGGGCAATTTGATAAAAAATGCGTTTCTTTATACCCGGGAAGGATCGATAACGATCCGTCTGACCGAGCACGAGTTTGCGGTGGAAGACACCGGACAAGGAATCGACGAGAAAGACCTCGGGCGGATATTCGATCGAGGGTTTCGCGGTTCCTTGAGCCGGGGCTGCGGCTTGGGCCTGGCCATATCGAAACGCATTTGTGAGCATTACCGCTGGCGGCTTACCGTGGACAGCGTGAAACAGGCCGGTACCCTGGTTCGATGGCGGTTCGGATAA